In Kitasatospora gansuensis, a genomic segment contains:
- a CDS encoding RHS repeat-associated core domain-containing protein, with protein MSLMVPIASAETLVGPYKYTDKLWAADPLPDLPKVQGHNADGSGKALDSSVPVGARELRSHKVEAAKWPAASTRTVKPGVAQASSGPVTVAPATADARTKAAAGGSPQGDPSSVKVETVDHAKAQAANVDGLLVGLTQQDGQDPGAVAVSIDYGSFAQAYGGGWASRLHLVQMPACALTTPEVASCRTRQPLETVNDPVTHKLSATVQLPSRTGLSTGDAEASSMWLDAVASSGTAVAAVSGTGGSQGSYTATSLSGSGSWGSSQGAFTYGYPISVPPALGGSAPSVGLSYNSQSVDGKTSARNSQASWIGDGWDYSPGFVERTYKSCANSGIANSGDECWAGWNATLSLGSASGQLVRDANGVYHLQNDNGTKVELLTGAANGMWNGEYFKVTTTDGTAYYLGLNHAPGTASDAATNSAWAVPVYHPNPGDPCYSSATGKNSQCAAQPGYRFNLDFVVDPNGNVQRYDWANETNYYNLGYGQVAQSGGGGTLTPYTRGGYLTQISYGYKLADAKASREPSAQVVFTPGQRCTTSDTVCQYPNLSASTATNWPDAPYNLNCSSGMATSGTGSNVCQVGSPTFWSTYRLKSITTKVKVGSAWQDVDLYALTHLFSDAGGTMDPVTGKTVDPANAGMLQSVMWLSKIQHTGLDTSAGGGTAPPLDPVTFTGIEMNNRVDGLTPAAPPLYRPRISSIQTETGESIVVKYRDPECSRVNGIMPASADSNTKACYPVYWTTPGAAAPIADWFHKTLVEQVTDNDLTKAASPAKVTKYIYFDGAAWHRDDSEFTDDKYRTWNDFRGFRTITTVTGAAPDPITKTVTSYLQGMDGDYKADKTQRSVSRANSLGEQTVDSNWLAGMTQESDAYTQAGGTITGKALASAPVVTDAGTGAVSQARTAWTSQTPAPAPDTLSTLPPLTARRVVSASQRSLGLLASGAWRTTRTDTSYDSLGRPEKVDDKGDIDVAAQENCTTISYVNAPAANPMMLTLPKESVTVTGPCTTAPGNTTTIAHKRFFYDGDGTVTNPGTLGTLGANTTSLGLPTAAQTVTSYDGSGSPVFQTTGAITYDSYGRVTKSRDAAGSATTATYTPATTTLPTQVATTNPLGWNASSTIAPARSLVTRAVDANGKITDSTYDSLGRRTQIWLPGRDRAAYPLSPDRKFTYAIHGAGTNPDPSAVISQTLREDQSYSTAVDIYDGFLAKRQSQTTTANNSAGRLISSARYDSHGWAVSSTAPYVDTTTEPGSTLFVEVENTLPSQTLTTYDGQGRPTVSTLASKASTLWQSSTAYPGVDRTDSTPPSGGIPATAYRDGRGRTTSTIAHGGTGIGDVTTTYTYNLAGQVATVADTVGNTWIYTYDLLGRKSSQTDPDTGNSTITYDSLGRVATATDARTRTISNSYDILSRRIATFEGADTTDVTKQLTSYTYDTLQKGYPTSSTRYAGGSGAGSSAYVQEVTGYNTAYQATGTKVTIPAKETKLAGTYTLGAVYSTNIGRLAQSIYNADGGLAAETVGYGYNLQNGLVSSGSNLSRYLAIASYSPLGQILQSTYGNAGTQFRTAQTYDDATGRLNTNRVSLQTTANFPVSDSTYGYDPAGNLTTASDTQSAGGVSLATDTQCFGYDGLDRLTTAWTDTKGITAPTAGQLAKCTSTTPAPATIGGPAPYWQTWQYNLLGDRTQHVKRDVTGNTAKDITQTSTYPGAGTTRANQPNTATAITTTSPAGTTTLTPHYDPAGNTKDRANTGATVTNQTFTYNAEGRTEAVTTKTGTGADQNTSYLYDASGALLVQDGPAAKVLYLFGGAEQLTLNKSTDTISGLRYYQSPDGTTIVRSSNGTVTYQPTNPQHTAQLQVDATSLTVTRRAYDPYGSPRGTTPSAWADNRGYLGQPTDTTTGLNLLGARNYDPAIGRFLTADPLFQPSDPNQMGGYTYASNNPTTSSDSTGLKTAAPYADGGSAPNPSPGLTPTPTIGTQSASTATPTWSTGESPCKPEDFGTSNCGKYPIDHYAIAKSALVAASIGGGLACIVYCTAAGIAATAADVALGVADVDAGGSLLLGVRYVIGSVAAAGKFIESLIANAPKGAEAADGVAAGVAKSAEGAAAGKAADGAAAGVAKPAEPATTPATPAAPAVPIAEAFEGRPWIPGSTANTLRGDPYIMAETRELSRAVNPEGGKRNCGLCAIATDARLSGSPSSVPGAPAPLTRDQIEALTGHTFIRPGSSGRLSDLVQEVISWGPGGQGLVGGWPTRGVGHMFNVVNIDGVAVFIDGQKGLSTHVPSWREYWVARTR; from the coding sequence ATGTCTCTGATGGTGCCGATAGCGAGCGCCGAGACCCTCGTGGGGCCGTATAAGTACACGGACAAGTTGTGGGCGGCGGATCCGCTGCCGGACTTGCCGAAGGTCCAGGGCCACAACGCCGATGGCAGCGGCAAGGCACTCGACTCATCGGTTCCGGTGGGTGCCCGTGAGCTCCGCTCCCACAAGGTCGAAGCAGCCAAGTGGCCTGCTGCCTCGACACGTACCGTCAAACCCGGTGTCGCGCAGGCGTCTTCGGGCCCGGTAACCGTTGCCCCGGCTACTGCTGACGCGCGGACGAAGGCTGCGGCCGGTGGATCGCCCCAGGGCGACCCGTCCTCGGTAAAGGTCGAGACGGTCGATCACGCGAAAGCTCAGGCCGCGAACGTGGACGGTCTGTTGGTCGGGCTGACGCAGCAGGACGGCCAAGACCCGGGTGCTGTAGCGGTGTCCATCGACTACGGCTCGTTTGCGCAGGCTTACGGCGGCGGGTGGGCCTCCCGCCTGCACCTGGTGCAGATGCCGGCGTGCGCGCTGACGACGCCCGAGGTCGCGTCGTGCCGCACCCGGCAGCCGCTGGAGACGGTCAACGACCCGGTGACGCACAAGCTCAGTGCCACGGTTCAGCTGCCCTCGCGGACTGGACTGAGCACTGGTGACGCTGAGGCGTCGTCGATGTGGCTGGATGCGGTGGCATCCTCCGGCACGGCCGTTGCGGCTGTGTCCGGAACCGGCGGCTCACAAGGCAGTTACACCGCCACGTCACTGTCGGGGTCGGGTTCGTGGGGCTCCAGCCAGGGCGCCTTCACGTACGGCTACCCGATCAGCGTCCCGCCCGCTCTTGGTGGAAGCGCACCGTCGGTGGGCCTGTCGTACAACTCGCAGTCGGTGGACGGCAAGACCTCGGCACGCAACTCGCAGGCGTCATGGATCGGTGACGGCTGGGACTACTCGCCCGGCTTTGTCGAGCGGACCTACAAGTCCTGTGCCAACAGCGGCATCGCCAACTCGGGCGACGAGTGCTGGGCCGGCTGGAACGCCACGCTCTCGCTCGGCTCCGCATCCGGACAGCTCGTTCGCGACGCAAACGGCGTCTACCACCTGCAGAACGACAACGGCACCAAGGTCGAGTTGCTGACCGGTGCCGCGAACGGCATGTGGAACGGCGAGTACTTCAAGGTCACCACGACTGATGGCACAGCCTATTATCTCGGCCTCAACCACGCGCCGGGCACCGCCTCCGACGCTGCCACCAACAGCGCCTGGGCCGTGCCGGTCTATCACCCCAACCCCGGCGACCCGTGCTACAGCTCCGCCACGGGCAAGAACTCCCAGTGCGCCGCGCAGCCCGGCTACCGGTTCAACCTCGACTTCGTCGTGGACCCGAACGGCAACGTCCAGCGCTATGACTGGGCAAACGAGACCAACTACTACAACCTCGGCTACGGCCAGGTCGCCCAGTCCGGTGGTGGTGGCACGCTGACGCCGTACACCCGCGGTGGGTATCTCACCCAGATCTCCTACGGTTACAAGCTCGCAGATGCGAAGGCCAGCCGGGAACCGTCGGCGCAGGTCGTCTTCACCCCAGGTCAGCGGTGCACCACCTCCGATACCGTCTGCCAGTACCCCAACCTGTCAGCCTCGACGGCGACGAACTGGCCCGACGCCCCCTATAACCTCAACTGCTCCTCCGGCATGGCCACTTCCGGCACCGGAAGCAACGTCTGCCAGGTCGGGTCGCCGACGTTCTGGTCCACCTACCGGCTGAAGTCCATCACCACGAAGGTGAAGGTGGGCAGCGCCTGGCAGGACGTGGACTTGTATGCGCTGACGCACCTGTTCTCGGACGCCGGCGGCACGATGGACCCGGTCACCGGCAAGACGGTCGACCCCGCCAATGCCGGGATGCTCCAGTCGGTGATGTGGCTGTCCAAGATCCAGCACACCGGCCTGGACACCAGCGCCGGCGGCGGTACGGCCCCGCCGCTGGACCCGGTGACCTTTACCGGCATCGAGATGAACAACCGCGTCGACGGCCTCACCCCGGCAGCCCCGCCGCTGTACCGTCCTCGGATCTCCAGCATCCAAACGGAGACTGGCGAGTCCATCGTGGTCAAGTACCGCGACCCGGAATGCTCCAGGGTGAACGGCATCATGCCCGCCTCGGCCGACAGCAACACCAAGGCGTGCTATCCCGTCTACTGGACCACTCCTGGGGCAGCAGCCCCGATCGCCGACTGGTTCCACAAGACCCTCGTCGAGCAGGTCACGGACAACGACCTCACCAAGGCCGCCTCTCCCGCGAAGGTCACCAAGTACATCTACTTCGACGGCGCGGCCTGGCACCGGGACGACTCCGAGTTCACCGACGACAAGTACCGTACCTGGAACGACTTCCGCGGGTTCCGCACCATCACCACCGTCACAGGTGCCGCACCCGACCCGATCACCAAGACCGTCACTTCCTACTTGCAGGGTATGGACGGCGACTACAAGGCCGACAAGACCCAACGCAGCGTCAGCCGTGCCAACTCCCTTGGTGAGCAGACAGTCGACAGCAACTGGCTGGCCGGCATGACCCAGGAATCCGACGCCTACACGCAGGCCGGCGGCACCATTACCGGCAAGGCTCTCGCCTCGGCACCAGTTGTCACCGACGCCGGCACCGGCGCCGTTAGCCAGGCACGCACGGCTTGGACATCACAGACACCGGCTCCGGCGCCGGACACGCTGTCGACACTCCCGCCGCTGACGGCTCGTCGCGTCGTCTCCGCATCCCAGCGCTCTCTAGGCCTGCTCGCAAGCGGAGCGTGGCGCACCACCCGGACCGACACCAGCTACGACAGTCTGGGGCGGCCCGAGAAGGTCGATGACAAGGGTGACATCGACGTTGCCGCGCAGGAGAACTGCACCACAATCTCCTACGTCAACGCGCCCGCAGCGAACCCGATGATGCTGACTCTCCCCAAGGAGAGTGTCACCGTCACCGGGCCCTGCACCACCGCGCCGGGCAACACCACGACCATCGCCCACAAGCGGTTCTTCTACGACGGCGACGGAACCGTCACCAACCCCGGCACCTTGGGAACCCTCGGAGCCAACACCACCAGCCTCGGCCTGCCGACCGCCGCCCAAACCGTCACCTCGTACGACGGCTCGGGCAGCCCGGTCTTCCAGACCACCGGCGCTATCACCTACGACTCCTATGGTCGCGTGACCAAGTCCCGCGACGCCGCCGGATCTGCCACCACAGCCACATACACACCCGCGACCACGACCCTGCCAACCCAGGTCGCCACCACCAATCCGCTCGGCTGGAATGCCAGCAGCACCATCGCCCCGGCACGCAGCCTGGTCACCCGCGCTGTCGACGCCAACGGCAAGATCACCGACTCCACCTACGACAGCCTCGGTCGACGCACCCAGATCTGGCTTCCCGGCCGCGACAGGGCCGCCTACCCTCTGAGCCCGGACCGCAAGTTCACGTACGCGATCCACGGTGCCGGCACCAACCCCGATCCGTCCGCCGTCATCAGCCAGACCCTGCGCGAGGACCAGTCCTACAGCACCGCCGTCGACATCTACGACGGATTCCTGGCCAAGCGCCAGAGTCAGACGACCACGGCCAACAACTCGGCCGGGCGTCTGATCTCCTCCGCCCGCTACGACTCGCACGGCTGGGCCGTCTCATCGACCGCACCGTACGTGGACACCACCACCGAGCCGGGCAGCACCCTGTTCGTCGAGGTCGAGAACACCCTGCCCTCGCAGACCCTCACCACCTACGACGGCCAGGGCCGACCCACCGTCAGCACGCTTGCCAGCAAGGCCAGCACGCTCTGGCAGTCCTCCACCGCCTACCCCGGTGTCGACCGCACCGACAGCACGCCACCCTCCGGTGGCATCCCCGCCACCGCCTACCGCGACGGGCGCGGCCGGACCACCTCGACGATCGCGCACGGCGGCACCGGCATCGGTGACGTCACCACCACCTACACCTACAACCTCGCCGGACAGGTCGCCACAGTCGCCGACACCGTCGGCAACACCTGGATTTACACCTACGACCTGCTCGGCCGCAAGAGCTCCCAGACCGACCCCGACACCGGCAACTCCACCATCACCTATGACAGCCTCGGCCGGGTCGCCACCGCCACTGATGCTCGCACCCGCACCATCTCCAACTCTTACGACATCCTCAGCCGCCGCATCGCCACCTTTGAGGGCGCCGACACCACCGACGTCACCAAGCAACTGACCAGCTACACCTACGACACCCTGCAAAAGGGCTACCCCACCTCCAGCACCCGCTACGCCGGGGGCTCCGGCGCAGGTAGCAGCGCCTATGTGCAGGAGGTCACCGGCTACAACACTGCTTACCAGGCCACCGGCACCAAGGTCACCATCCCTGCTAAGGAAACCAAGCTCGCCGGCACCTACACCCTTGGAGCTGTCTACAGCACCAACATCGGCCGGCTCGCCCAGAGCATCTACAACGCCGACGGCGGACTAGCCGCAGAGACGGTCGGCTATGGCTACAACCTGCAGAACGGTCTCGTCAGTTCCGGATCGAACCTGTCGCGTTACCTGGCCATCGCCAGCTACAGCCCGCTCGGTCAGATCCTGCAGTCCACCTACGGCAATGCAGGCACCCAGTTCCGCACCGCACAGACCTACGACGACGCGACCGGCCGCCTGAACACCAACCGCGTCAGTCTCCAGACCACTGCCAACTTCCCCGTATCAGACAGCACTTACGGTTACGACCCGGCGGGCAACCTCACCACCGCCAGTGACACCCAGTCCGCAGGCGGCGTCAGCCTCGCTACCGACACCCAGTGCTTCGGCTACGACGGCCTCGACCGCCTGACCACTGCCTGGACCGACACCAAGGGCATCACCGCTCCCACCGCCGGCCAACTCGCCAAGTGCACCAGCACCACGCCTGCACCCGCCACCATCGGTGGACCCGCCCCCTACTGGCAAACCTGGCAGTACAACCTCCTCGGCGATCGCACCCAGCACGTCAAGCGCGACGTCACCGGCAACACCGCCAAGGACATCACCCAGACCAGCACCTACCCAGGTGCCGGAACCACCAGGGCCAATCAGCCCAACACCGCAACCGCCATCACGACCACCAGCCCTGCTGGCACCACCACACTCACCCCCCACTACGACCCGGCCGGCAATACCAAGGACCGCGCCAACACCGGCGCCACCGTCACTAACCAGACCTTCACCTACAACGCCGAAGGCCGCACCGAAGCCGTCACTACCAAGACCGGCACCGGCGCTGACCAGAACACCAGCTACCTCTACGACGCCAGCGGCGCTCTGCTCGTCCAAGACGGACCGGCCGCCAAGGTGCTCTACCTCTTCGGCGGAGCCGAACAACTCACCCTCAACAAGTCCACCGACACCATCAGCGGCCTGCGTTACTACCAAAGCCCGGACGGCACCACCATCGTCCGCTCCAGCAACGGCACCGTCACCTATCAACCCACCAATCCCCAGCACACCGCCCAACTCCAAGTCGACGCCACCAGCCTCACCGTCACCCGGCGCGCCTACGACCCCTACGGCAGCCCCCGCGGCACCACACCGTCCGCCTGGGCCGACAACCGCGGCTATCTCGGCCAACCCACCGACACCACCACCGGCCTCAACCTCCTCGGCGCCCGCAACTACGACCCAGCAATCGGCCGCTTCCTCACAGCCGACCCCCTCTTCCAGCCCAGCGACCCCAACCAAATGGGTGGCTACACCTACGCCTCCAACAACCCCACCACCAGCAGCGACTCCACCGGACTCAAAACCGCAGCCCCCTACGCCGACGGCGGTAGCGCCCCAAATCCTTCTCCCGGACTCACCCCGACCCCAACGATCGGAACCCAATCCGCTTCCACCGCAACCCCGACATGGAGCACAGGAGAATCTCCCTGCAAGCCCGAAGATTTTGGCACTTCTAATTGCGGGAAATATCCGATTGATCACTACGCTATCGCCAAGTCGGCACTGGTGGCCGCATCCATAGGAGGTGGTCTAGCATGCATCGTATATTGCACCGCAGCTGGCATCGCTGCTACCGCTGCCGACGTCGCACTAGGAGTAGCAGACGTTGATGCCGGAGGCAGCTTGCTCCTCGGTGTTCGATATGTGATCGGCTCGGTCGCAGCAGCTGGAAAGTTTATTGAATCCCTCATTGCCAATGCCCCCAAGGGCGCAGAAGCAGCAGACGGGGTCGCCGCAGGGGTGGCGAAATCTGCAGAGGGGGCTGCGGCAGGCAAGGCCGCAGATGGAGCCGCCGCAGGGGTAGCGAAACCTGCCGAACCAGCAACAACCCCCGCAACACCAGCCGCCCCTGCCGTTCCAATAGCAGAAGCTTTCGAAGGGCGGCCATGGATTCCAGGAAGCACTGCGAATACTCTTCGGGGCGATCCGTATATCATGGCAGAGACGAGAGAGCTGAGCAGGGCAGTTAATCCAGAGGGAGGAAAGCGCAATTGCGGACTCTGTGCCATCGCTACCGATGCCAGGTTGTCCGGAAGTCCCTCATCCGTTCCGGGAGCCCCGGCTCCCTTGACCAGGGATCAAATAGAAGCCCTAACTGGTCATACATTCATACGGCCAGGGAGTAGCGGCAGGCTGTCAGACCTCGTGCAAGAGGTCATCAGCTGGGGGCCCGGCGGGCAGGGCCTAGTTGGGGGCTGGCCAACCAGGGGAGTTGGGCATATGTTCAACGTAGTAAACATTGATGGAGTGGCGGTTTTTATTGACGGACAAAAGGGACTCTCTACCCATGTACCATCTTGGAGAGAATACTGGGTCGCAAGGACAAGGTAG
- a CDS encoding acyl-CoA dehydrogenase family protein translates to MARTSPDPADLLAVGELLTDEERLIRDTVRKFADEKIRPYVGDWFDRGVFPAKELAPELGELGVLGMHLDGYGCAGSTAVEYGVACMELEAADSGLRSFVSVQGSLAMRSIHAFGSEEQKQRWLPELAAGRAIGCFGLTEPDFGSDPANMRTRARRKGADWVLSGTKMWITNGSISDVAVIWAQTEDGVRGFLVERGTPGFSATDVHGKLSLRASVTSELVMDEVVLPADAVLPGVRGLRGPLSSLGEARYGILWGTVGAARDCYTTALDYAKTRIQFERPIAAFQLTQQKLVEMMLEVEKSYLVAHRIGRLKDAGQCGPAHISFGKLNNVRTAIEVARTARTILGANGITVEYPVLRHANNLESVLTYEGTSEIHTLVLGETITGESAYR, encoded by the coding sequence ATGGCACGTACCAGCCCCGACCCGGCCGACCTGCTCGCGGTGGGCGAGCTGCTCACCGACGAGGAGCGCCTGATCCGGGACACCGTACGGAAGTTCGCGGACGAGAAGATCCGGCCGTACGTGGGGGACTGGTTCGACCGGGGGGTCTTCCCGGCCAAGGAGCTGGCGCCCGAACTGGGGGAGCTCGGCGTGCTGGGCATGCACCTGGACGGCTACGGCTGCGCCGGTTCCACCGCCGTCGAGTACGGCGTCGCCTGCATGGAGCTGGAGGCGGCCGACTCCGGGCTGCGCAGCTTCGTCTCGGTGCAGGGTTCGCTCGCCATGCGGTCGATCCACGCCTTCGGCTCGGAGGAGCAGAAGCAGCGCTGGCTCCCGGAGCTGGCGGCCGGCCGGGCGATCGGCTGCTTCGGCCTGACCGAGCCGGACTTCGGCTCCGACCCCGCCAACATGCGCACCAGGGCCCGCCGCAAGGGCGCCGACTGGGTGCTCTCCGGCACCAAGATGTGGATCACCAACGGCTCGATCTCGGACGTCGCGGTGATCTGGGCCCAGACCGAGGACGGCGTCCGCGGCTTCCTGGTCGAACGCGGCACCCCCGGCTTCTCCGCCACCGACGTGCACGGCAAGCTCTCGCTGCGCGCCTCGGTCACCAGCGAGCTGGTGATGGACGAGGTCGTCCTGCCCGCCGACGCGGTGCTCCCGGGTGTGCGGGGCCTGCGTGGCCCGCTCTCCTCCCTCGGCGAGGCCAGGTACGGCATCCTCTGGGGCACCGTCGGCGCGGCCCGGGACTGCTACACCACCGCGTTGGACTACGCGAAGACCCGGATCCAGTTCGAACGCCCCATCGCCGCCTTCCAGCTGACGCAGCAGAAGCTGGTCGAGATGATGCTCGAAGTGGAGAAGTCCTACCTGGTGGCCCACCGCATCGGCCGCCTCAAGGACGCCGGCCAGTGCGGCCCCGCCCACATCAGCTTCGGCAAGCTCAACAACGTCCGCACCGCCATCGAGGTGGCCCGAACCGCCCGCACCATCCTGGGCGCCAACGGCATCACCGTCGAGTACCCGGTCCTCCGGCACGCCAACAACCTCGAGTCCGTCCTCACCTACGAGGGCACCTCCGAGATCCACACCCTCGTCCTCGGCGAAACCATCACCGGCGAGTCGGCCTACCGCTGA
- a CDS encoding GNAT family N-acetyltransferase translates to MTTFTRLTVTDLLDHAAGLGELLADAVAGGASVGFLDGFTPQQGERWWRGLVEPVKGGQLLLWAALDGPRVLGTVQLRLTSYPNGRHRADLAKLLVHRDARGRGLGRRLLELAEQGAAEHGVTLLLLDTQTDSPAEQLYRAAGWTAFGTVPEHAADPAGVLRPTTFFHKALRTEATK, encoded by the coding sequence GTGACCACCTTCACCCGACTGACCGTCACCGATCTCCTCGACCACGCCGCCGGGCTGGGCGAGCTGCTGGCCGACGCGGTGGCCGGCGGCGCGTCGGTCGGCTTCCTGGACGGCTTCACCCCGCAGCAGGGCGAGCGGTGGTGGCGGGGCCTGGTCGAGCCGGTGAAGGGGGGTCAGCTGCTGCTCTGGGCCGCCCTGGACGGCCCCCGGGTGCTCGGCACCGTGCAGCTCCGGCTGACCTCCTACCCGAACGGCCGGCACCGCGCGGACCTGGCGAAGCTGCTGGTGCACCGGGACGCCCGGGGCCGGGGTCTGGGGCGTCGGCTCCTGGAACTCGCCGAGCAGGGGGCCGCCGAGCACGGCGTCACCCTGCTGCTGCTGGACACCCAGACCGACAGCCCGGCCGAGCAGCTCTACCGGGCGGCGGGCTGGACGGCCTTCGGCACCGTCCCGGAGCACGCGGCGGACCCGGCCGGGGTGCTGCGGCCGACCACCTTCTTCCACAAGGCCCTGCGCACCGAAGCGACGAAGTGA
- a CDS encoding DUF2809 domain-containing protein: protein MRFRILLLIAGTVAAGLGLLAVVDGAVADVFRDALYTTVLYLLVLLAAPRARPTAAAGIALGLSFAVEFLQLTRIPPALRLVLGSTFNPPDLLWYAVGAAACLLIHRRLRRPGTGSG, encoded by the coding sequence GTGCGTTTCCGGATTCTGCTGCTCATCGCGGGCACCGTCGCCGCCGGGCTCGGCCTGCTCGCCGTGGTCGACGGCGCGGTGGCCGACGTCTTCCGGGACGCGCTCTACACCACGGTGCTGTACCTGCTCGTACTGCTCGCCGCTCCCCGGGCCAGGCCGACCGCCGCGGCCGGGATCGCGCTCGGGCTGAGCTTCGCGGTCGAGTTCCTCCAGCTCACCCGGATCCCCCCGGCGCTGCGGCTCGTGCTCGGTTCCACCTTCAACCCGCCCGACCTGCTCTGGTACGCCGTCGGGGCGGCGGCCTGCCTGCTGATCCACCGTCGGCTCCGGCGGCCGGGAACCGGGTCGGGGTGA
- a CDS encoding SigE family RNA polymerase sigma factor yields MVRTEAEFIAFAEANVTRLRQTAYLMCRDWHLAQDLTQGTLTKMYVVWNRLARQSADPFSYARKVLLNTLLDHKRLRSSGELTVDQLPDRPDPSDPTAERLTLLNALALLPKRDRAIVLLRYWEDQSVEQTAEILGVSTAVVKSQSMRALAVLRTHLGADREALFG; encoded by the coding sequence ATGGTGCGCACCGAAGCCGAGTTCATAGCCTTTGCCGAGGCCAACGTCACCCGCCTGCGGCAGACCGCCTACCTGATGTGCCGGGACTGGCACCTCGCCCAGGACCTGACCCAGGGCACCCTCACCAAGATGTACGTGGTCTGGAACCGGCTCGCCCGCCAGAGCGCCGACCCGTTCAGCTACGCCCGCAAGGTGCTGCTGAACACCCTGCTCGACCACAAGCGGCTGCGCAGCAGCGGCGAACTGACGGTGGACCAGCTGCCGGACCGGCCGGACCCGAGCGACCCGACGGCCGAGCGGCTCACCCTGCTGAACGCGCTGGCGCTGCTGCCCAAGCGCGATCGGGCGATCGTGCTGCTGCGCTACTGGGAGGACCAGAGCGTGGAGCAGACCGCCGAGATCCTCGGGGTGAGCACCGCCGTGGTGAAGTCCCAGAGCATGCGCGCGCTGGCCGTGCTGCGCACGCACCTGGGCGCGGACCGCGAGGCGCTGTTCGGCTGA
- a CDS encoding class II fumarate hydratase: protein MQEYRIEHDSMGEVRVPASAKWQAQTQRAVENFPVSGQRLERAHIAALARIKAAAARVNAELGVLDAETAEAIVAAAEEVAEGRWDDQFPVDVFQTGSGTSSNMNANEVIATLATERLGRPVHPNDQVNASQSSNDVFPSSIHIAATAAVTGELIPALEHLAAALERKAESFAEVVKSGRTHLMDATPVTLGQEFGGYAAQVRYGVERLRATLPRVAELPLGGTAVGTGINTPPGFSAAVIAAVARSTGLPLTEARDHFEAQGARDGLVELSGQLRTVAVGFTKIANDLRWMGSGPRTGLGELNLPDLQPGSSIMPGKVNPVLPEVVLMVAAQVIGNDGTVTVAGASGNFELNVMLPVIARNVLESVRLLANSARLLADRTVDGLTANVERAREYAESSPSVVTPLNRYLGYEEAAKVAKQAVAERKTIRQVVEERGYVGAGKLTEAQLDQALDVLRMTHP from the coding sequence ATGCAGGAGTACCGGATCGAGCACGACTCGATGGGCGAGGTGCGGGTGCCCGCGTCCGCCAAGTGGCAGGCGCAGACCCAGCGGGCGGTGGAGAACTTCCCGGTGTCGGGCCAGCGGCTGGAGCGGGCGCACATCGCGGCGCTGGCCCGGATCAAGGCGGCGGCGGCCCGGGTGAACGCCGAGCTGGGCGTACTGGACGCGGAGACCGCCGAGGCGATCGTGGCGGCCGCCGAGGAGGTGGCCGAGGGGCGGTGGGACGACCAGTTCCCGGTGGACGTGTTCCAGACCGGTTCTGGCACCTCGTCCAACATGAACGCCAACGAGGTGATCGCCACCCTGGCGACCGAGCGGCTGGGCCGCCCGGTGCACCCGAACGACCAGGTGAACGCGAGCCAGTCCTCGAACGACGTCTTCCCGTCCTCGATCCACATCGCGGCCACCGCCGCCGTCACCGGTGAGCTGATCCCGGCGCTGGAGCACCTGGCGGCGGCCCTGGAGCGCAAGGCCGAGAGCTTCGCCGAGGTGGTGAAGTCGGGGCGGACGCACCTGATGGACGCCACCCCGGTCACCCTCGGCCAGGAGTTCGGCGGCTACGCGGCCCAGGTCAGGTACGGCGTCGAGCGGCTGCGCGCCACGCTGCCCCGGGTGGCCGAACTGCCGCTCGGCGGCACGGCGGTGGGCACCGGCATCAACACCCCGCCCGGCTTCTCGGCCGCCGTGATCGCCGCGGTGGCCAGGAGCACCGGGCTGCCGCTGACCGAGGCCCGGGACCACTTCGAGGCGCAGGGGGCCAGGGACGGCCTGGTCGAGCTGAGCGGGCAGCTGCGTACCGTGGCGGTCGGCTTCACCAAGATCGCGAACGATCTGCGCTGGATGGGCTCGGGCCCGCGCACCGGCCTGGGCGAGCTCAACCTGCCGGACCTGCAGCCCGGTTCCTCGATCATGCCCGGCAAGGTCAACCCGGTGCTGCCCGAGGTGGTGCTGATGGTGGCCGCCCAGGTGATCGGCAACGACGGCACCGTCACGGTGGCCGGCGCCAGTGGCAACTTCGAGCTGAACGTGATGCTGCCGGTGATCGCCCGCAACGTGCTGGAGTCGGTCCGGCTGCTCGCCAACAGCGCCCGCCTGCTGGCCGACCGGACGGTGGACGGCCTGACCGCCAACGTCGAACGGGCCCGCGAGTACGCCGAGTCCTCCCCCTCGGTGGTCACCCCGCTGAACCGCTACCTCGGGTACGAGGAGGCCGCCAAGGTCGCCAAGCAGGCGGTCGCCGAGCGGAAGACGATCCGTCAGGTGGTCGAGGAGCGCGGCTACGTCGGGGCCGGGAAACTGACGGAGGCACAGCTCGACCAGGCGCTGGACGTGCTGCGGATGACCCACCCCTGA